In Helianthus annuus cultivar XRQ/B chromosome 9, HanXRQr2.0-SUNRISE, whole genome shotgun sequence, the following are encoded in one genomic region:
- the LOC110877869 gene encoding UDP-glucose:glycoprotein glucosyltransferase isoform X1, with protein METRVGSGFRVMILIVVCAMVCGCLVDAEIQRPKNVQVALRAKWPGTSVLLEAGELLSKEWKDHFWEFVEVWLNNESGNTDPYTAKDCLQKIYNYGKTLVTGQLTSVFELSLTLRSASPRLVLYQQLAEESLSSFPLSDDMHTNFNDGGVSDANEGEEAKKADSLLVGVNPRSPGGKCCWVDTGAALFFDVSELQLWLRNPHKDGDVFQQPELFEFDHVYFDSSPGSPIAILYGALGTECFKEFHRTLVEASKEGKVKYVVRPVLPSGCESKSGYCGAVGTRDPVNLGGYGVELALKNMEYKAMDDSEIKKGVTLEDPHTEDLSQEVRGFIFSKILERKPELTSEIMAFRDSLLSSTVSDTLNVWELKDLGHQTVQKIVHASDPLHSMQEINQNFPSVVSYLSRMKLDDSIKDEILANQRMIPPGKSLMALNGALIDIEDIDLFLLIDMVHQELSLADQYAKLKVPSSTIRKLLSTLPPPESNSFRVDFRSDHVQYINNLEVDARYKQWRSNLNELLMPVFPGQLRYIRKNLFHAVYVLDPATICGLETVDNIVTLFENSLPIRFGVILYSTKMIETLQANGGEFPHLESEINEDLSSLTIRLFFHIKESHGMLKAFEFLSNVNKLRMDSGEEDAPALHHVEGAFVETLLQKAKTPPQDTLLKLEKDQSFRESSQASSLFVFKLGLAKLECSLLMNGLVHNYDEEALMNAMNDELPRIQEHVYYGQINSRTDVLDKFLSESGIQRYNPQIVGDKAKSKFVSLTASIVGDESLLNNVEYFHSTGTIDDLKPVTHLLAVDVTSRKGVKLLHEGIRYLMVGSANARVGLLFNSDFDADSYSFIFMKAFEIAASSYSHKKQVLNFLDQLCTFYGNEYILESSQNSQALLDKISQLADANGIQSKGFMSALSEFSVAKFTSHMKKVGQFLYGQVGIEKGTNAVVTNGRVVPVPDSVTFLSQDLHLLESVEFKQRIKHVADIIEEVTWENVDPDTLMSKFMSDILMSVTSSLSTRDRSSESARFEMLSAEHSAVVLGSENSTIHIDAVLDPLSSSGQKLSSLLRILSKCSQPSMRLVFNPMSSLVDLPLKNYYRFVTPTMDDFSNTDLTVHGPKAFFANMPLSKTLTMNLDVPESWLVEPVIAVHDLDNILLENLGDTRTLQAVFELEALILTGHCSEKDHEPPRGLQMILGTKRNPHLVDTLVMANLGYWQMKVSPGVWYLQLAPGRSSDLYVLQDGPEKHSMKRITIDYLRGKPVHLGVAKKKGKEHEKLLIPSDDDDSSRKQGDKEGWNSNILKWASSLIGGNGHTKNSGSTKLQDNVSNGRKGKTINIFSIASGHLYERFLKIMILSVLKNTQRPVKFWFIKNYLSPQFKDVIPHMAQEYGFEYELVTYKWPSWLHKQKEKQRIIWAYKILFLDVIFPLSLEKVIFVDADQIVRADMGELYDMNLKGRPLAYTPFCDNNRDMDGFRFWKQGFWKEHLRGRPYHISALYVVDLIKFRETAAGDNLRVFYETLSKDPNSLSNLDQDLPNYAQHTVPIFSLPQEWLWCESWCGNSTKARAKTIDLCNNPMTKEPKLQGARRIVAEWPDLDQEARHFTSKILGEDASPVEKVVSPPVQPQVVEEDLETKDEL; from the exons GGAGTTGCTCTCTAAAGAATGGAAGGACCATTTCTGGGAATTCGTCGAGGTGTGGCTTAATAACGAAAGCGGAAACACTGATCCCTACACCGCTAAAGATTGCTTACAGAAAATATATAATTACGGAAAAACGCTTGTGACTGGACAACTGACATCCGTCTTTGAACTATCTCTTACTCTACGTTCCGCATCACCAAGATTAGTGCTTTATCAACAATTAGCAGAAGAATCTCTTTCTTCGTTTCCGTTATCCGATGACATGCATACTAATTTTAATGACGGAGGTGTATCCGATGCAAATGAAGGCGAAGAAGCCAAAAAGGCTGATTCTTTGCTTGTAGGTGTTAATCCAAGAAGTCCAGGCGGGAAATGTTGCTGGGTGGATACCGGTGCCGCTTTGTTCTTTGATGTTTCGGAGCTTCAGTTGTGGCTTCGTAATCCTCATAA GGATGGAGATGTATTTCAGCAGCCTGAACTTTTCGAGTTTGATCATGTCTACTTTGACTCATCTCCCGGGAGTCCAATCGCTATTTTATATGGAGCTCTTGGGACGGAATGCTTTAAAGAATTTCATAGGACCTTGGTGGAAGCATCCAAAGAG GGGAAAGTTAAGTATGTTGTAAGGCCCGTGTTGCCTTCAGGCTGTGAATCAAAAAGCGGTTATTGTGGAGCGGTAGGTACGAGAGACCCCGTGAATTTGGGTGGTTACGGTGTAGAACTTGCTTTAAAGAATATGGAATATAAGGCCATGGATGACAGCGAAATAAAGAAAG GTGTCACTCTAGAAGATCCCCACACTGAAGATCTTAGTCAAGAAGTTAGAGGGTTCATCTTCTCGAAAATTTTG GAAAGGAAACCCGAACTGACCTCTGAAATAATGGCTTTCAGGGATTCTCTCTTGTCGTCAACCGTATCTGACACACTTAACGTGTGGGAATTGAAAG ATCTAGGACATCAAACCGTACAAAAGATTGTTCACGCATCGGACCCTCTTCACTCAATGCAAGAAATTAATCAAAATTTCCCTAGTGTTGTCTCTTACTTATCGCGTATGAAG CTTGATGACTCAATCAAAGATGAAATACTTGCAAATCAGCGAATGATCCCACCTGGCAAGTCCTTAATGGCTCTGAATGGTGCTTTAATTGATATCGAAGATATCGACCTTTTTCT GTTGATCGACATGGTCCATCAAGAATTATCGTTAGCTGATCAATATGCAAAACTAAAG GTTCCTTCAAGCACGATTCGGAAGCTTTTGTCAACTCTACCTCCTCCCGAATCCAATTCATTTCGTGTTGACTTCCGTTCCGACCATGTTCAGTATATCAATAACTTAGAGGTGGATGCCAGGTACAAGCAATGGCGGAGTAACCTAAATGAG CTTCTAATGCCCGTGTTCCCCGGACAATTACGCTACATTCGTAAGAACCTGTTTCACGCCGTCTATGTGTTGGATCCTGCCACTATTTGTGGACTTGAG ACTGTTGACAATATTGTAACTTTGTTTGAGAATAGCCTCCCAATAAGGTTTGGAGTGATATTGTATTCTACAAAAATGATCGAGACACTTCAGGCAAATGGTGGCGAATTCCCACATCTTGAAAGCGAAATTAACGAAGATCTCTCAAGCTTG ACTATTCGCCTTTTCTTTCATATCAAAGAAAGTCATGGGATGCTGAAAGCTTTTGAATTTCTCAGCAAT GTGAACAAACTACGGATGGATTCAGGGGAAGAAGATGCACCAGCGCTGCACCATGTGGAGGGAGCATTTGTAGAAACACTATT GCAAAAGGCAAAAACTCCACCTCAAGATACATTACTAAAGCTTGAAAAGGATCAATCTTTCCGTGAATCATCTCAAGCGAGTTCCTTGTTTGTTTTCAAGCTTGGATTGGCAAAACTGGAATGCTCCCTCTTGATGAACGGTCTTGTTCACAATTACGACGAG GAGGCTCTAATGAATGCAATGAATGATGAGCTGCCAAGAATCCAGGAACACGTTTACTACGGACAGATAAATTCTCGCACCGATGTCCTCGACAAATTTTTATCTGAAAGCGGTATTCAGCGTTATAACCCACAG ATTGTTGGAGATAAGGCGAAGTCTAAATTTGTTTCTTTGACCGCATCAATCGTTGGAGATGAATCACTGCTAAATAACGTTGAATATTTTCACTCTACCGGAA CTATTGATGACTTGAAGCCGGTGACTCATCTTCTTGCTGTTGATGTCACATCAAGAAAAGGAGTTAAGTTACTCCACGAGGGAATACGTTATCTG ATGGTAGGTTCCGCAAATGCTCGAGTGGGTCTTTTATTCAACTCGGATTTCGATGCTGATTCATATAGTTTCATCTTTATGAAAGCTTTTGAAATCGCAGCCTCCTCATATAG TCATAAGAAACAAGTATTAAACTTTCTGGACCAACTATGCACATTTTACGGGAATGAGTACATACTCGAGTCTTCTCAAAATAGTCAAGCTCTTCTGGATAAGATTTCTCAACTTGCTGATGCAAATGGAATACAATCCAAAGGATTTATGTCCGCTCTTTCGGAATTTTCTGTTGCCAAATTTACATCTCATATGAAGAAG GTGGGTCAGTTTTTATATGGACAAGTGGGGATTGAAAAAGGCACTAATGCAGTCGTTACCAATGGACGG GTGGTTCCAGTCCCTGATTCTGTAACATTTTTAAGCCAAGATTTGCATCTTCTTGAATCTGTGGAATTTAAGCAACGAATAAAGCATGTTGCTGACATTATCGAAGAGGTGACGTGGGAGAATGTGGACCCCGACACACTTATGAG CAAATTCATGAGTGATATACTAATGTCTGTCACATCTTCACTTTCTACACGAGACCGAAGTTCTGAAAGTGCTCGTTTTGAGATGTTGAGCGCAGAACACAGTGCTGTTGTTCTCGGTAGTGAAAATTCCACAATTCATATAGATGCTGTTCTTGATCCTTTGAGCTCTTCTGGTCAAAAATTATCTTCACTTCTTCGGATACTGTCGAAATGCAGCCAGCCAAGCATGCGGCTCGTGTTTAACCCGATG AGTTCCCTTGTTGATCTCCCGCTGAAGAATTACTACCGATTTGTAACTCCAACAATG GATGATTTCAGTAACACTGATTTAACCGTACATGGCCCTAAAGCATTTTTCGCAAATATGCCACTATCAAAAACGCTAACCATGAATCTTGATGTTCCTGAATCTTGGCTTGTTGAACCTGTCATTGCAGT TCATGATCTTGACAATATATTACTTGAGAACCTTGGTGACACAAGGACACTACAGGCAGTTTTTGAACTTGAAGCTCTCATTCTTACTG GCCATTGCTCAGAGAAGGATCACGAACCCCCGCGAGGCCTTCAAATGATACTCGGAACCAAACGGAACCCCCATTTGGTCGACACACTCGTGATGGCCAATTTGGGTTATTGGCAAATGAAGGTGTCACCCGGTGTTTGGTACCTACAACTTGCACCGGGTCGAAGTTCCGATCTCTACGTTTTGCAAGACGGGCCCGAAAAACACTCAATGAAGCGCATCACCATAGACTACTTGCGTGGAAAACCAGTTCATCTTGGAGTTGCCAAGAAAAAGGGAAAAGAACATGAAAAACTTTTGATTCCTTCCGATGACGACGATTCTTCTAGGAAACAA GGTGATAAGGAGGGTTGGAATTCTAATATTTTGAAGTGGGCGTCTTCTCTTATTGGCGGTAATGGGCACACGAAGAACAGTGGAAGCACCAAATTG CAGGATAATGTAAGCAATGGGCGAAAGGGTAAAACGATAAATATATTCTCTATTGCTTCTGGACATTT GTATGAACGGTTTCTGAAAATCATGATTTTAAGTGTTCTGAAAAACACACAACGTCCAGTGAAGTTCTGGTTTATAAAGAACTACCTTTCACCGCAATTTAAG GATGTGATTCCACATATGGCGCAAGAATACGGTTTCGAGTATGAATTGGTTACATATAAATGGCCTAGTTGGTTGCATAAACAGAAAGAAAAACAACGAATTATCTGGGCTTATAAAATTCTATTTCTTGATGTCATTTTCCCTCTTTCTCTTGAGAAG GTTATATTTGTCGACGCGGATCAGATTGTTAGGGCTGACATGGGAGAACTCTATGACATGAATTTGAAAGGAAGACCTCTTGCTTATACCCCTTTTTGTGATAACAATCGGGATATGGACGGTTTTCGGTTTTGGAAACAA GGTTTTTGGAAGGAACATTTACGAGGACGACCTTATCATATTAG TGCATTGTACGTTGTTGATTTGATCAAGTTTCGGGAAACTGCGGCTGGAGACAATTTGAGGGTGTTTTATGAAACACTTAGCAAAGATCCAAATAGTCTTTCTAACCTCGACCAG GATCTGCCGAACTACGCCCAGCACACAGTACCCATCTTTTCACTACCACAAGAATGGCTATGGTGCGAATCTTGGTGTGGCAACTCTACAAAAGCCCGAGCTAAAACCATCGATCTTtgcaacaatccaatgactaaaGAGCCCAAACTTCAG GGTGCCCGAAGGATTGTAGCAGAGTGGCCAGATCTTGACCAGGAAGCAAGACATTTCACCTCAAAGATATTAGGTGAAGATGCGAGCCCAGTAGAAAAGGTGGTTAGCCCTCCGGTTCAACCGCAAGTAGTCGAAGAAGACCTAGAAACAAAAGACGAGTTGTGA
- the LOC110877869 gene encoding UDP-glucose:glycoprotein glucosyltransferase isoform X2, which yields METRVGSGFRVMILIVVCAMVCGCLVDAEIQRPKNVQVALRAKWPGTSVLLEAGELLSKEWKDHFWEFVEVWLNNESGNTDPYTAKDCLQKIYNYGKTLVTGQLTSVFELSLTLRSASPRLVLYQQLAEESLSSFPLSDDMHTNFNDGGVSDANEGEEAKKADSLLVGVNPRSPGGKCCWVDTGAALFFDVSELQLWLRNPHKDGDVFQQPELFEFDHVYFDSSPGSPIAILYGALGTECFKEFHRTLVEASKEGKVKYVVRPVLPSGCESKSGYCGAVGTRDPVNLGGYGVELALKNMEYKAMDDSEIKKGVTLEDPHTEDLSQEVRGFIFSKILERKPELTSEIMAFRDSLLSSTVSDTLNVWELKDLGHQTVQKIVHASDPLHSMQEINQNFPSVVSYLSRMKLDDSIKDEILANQRMIPPGKSLMALNGALIDIEDIDLFLLIDMVHQELSLADQYAKLKVPSSTIRKLLSTLPPPESNSFRVDFRSDHVQYINNLEVDARYKQWRSNLNELLMPVFPGQLRYIRKNLFHAVYVLDPATICGLETVDNIVTLFENSLPIRFGVILYSTKMIETLQANGGEFPHLESEINEDLSSLTIRLFFHIKESHGMLKAFEFLSNVNKLRMDSGEEDAPALHHVEGAFVETLLQKAKTPPQDTLLKLEKDQSFRESSQASSLFVFKLGLAKLECSLLMNGLVHNYDEEALMNAMNDELPRIQEHVYYGQINSRTDVLDKFLSESGIQRYNPQIVGDKAKSKFVSLTASIVGDESLLNNVEYFHSTGTIDDLKPVTHLLAVDVTSRKGVKLLHEGIRYLMVGSANARVGLLFNSDFDADSYSFIFMKAFEIAASSYSHKKQVLNFLDQLCTFYGNEYILESSQNSQALLDKISQLADANGIQSKGFMSALSEFSVAKFTSHMKKVGQFLYGQVGIEKGTNAVVTNGRVVPVPDSVTFLSQDLHLLESVEFKQRIKHVADIIEEVTWENVDPDTLMSKFMSDILMSVTSSLSTRDRSSESARFEMLSAEHSAVVLGSENSTIHIDAVLDPLSSSGQKLSSLLRILSKCSQPSMRLVFNPMSSLVDLPLKNYYRFVTPTMDDFSNTDLTVHGPKAFFANMPLSKTLTMNLDVPESWLVEPVIAVHDLDNILLENLGDTRTLQAVFELEALILTGHCSEKDHEPPRGLQMILGTKRNPHLVDTLVMANLGYWQMKVSPGVWYLQLAPGRSSDLYVLQDGPEKHSMKRITIDYLRGKPVHLGVAKKKGKEHEKLLIPSDDDDSSRKQGDKEGWNSNILKWASSLIGGNGHTKNSGSTKLDNVSNGRKGKTINIFSIASGHLYERFLKIMILSVLKNTQRPVKFWFIKNYLSPQFKDVIPHMAQEYGFEYELVTYKWPSWLHKQKEKQRIIWAYKILFLDVIFPLSLEKVIFVDADQIVRADMGELYDMNLKGRPLAYTPFCDNNRDMDGFRFWKQGFWKEHLRGRPYHISALYVVDLIKFRETAAGDNLRVFYETLSKDPNSLSNLDQDLPNYAQHTVPIFSLPQEWLWCESWCGNSTKARAKTIDLCNNPMTKEPKLQGARRIVAEWPDLDQEARHFTSKILGEDASPVEKVVSPPVQPQVVEEDLETKDEL from the exons GGAGTTGCTCTCTAAAGAATGGAAGGACCATTTCTGGGAATTCGTCGAGGTGTGGCTTAATAACGAAAGCGGAAACACTGATCCCTACACCGCTAAAGATTGCTTACAGAAAATATATAATTACGGAAAAACGCTTGTGACTGGACAACTGACATCCGTCTTTGAACTATCTCTTACTCTACGTTCCGCATCACCAAGATTAGTGCTTTATCAACAATTAGCAGAAGAATCTCTTTCTTCGTTTCCGTTATCCGATGACATGCATACTAATTTTAATGACGGAGGTGTATCCGATGCAAATGAAGGCGAAGAAGCCAAAAAGGCTGATTCTTTGCTTGTAGGTGTTAATCCAAGAAGTCCAGGCGGGAAATGTTGCTGGGTGGATACCGGTGCCGCTTTGTTCTTTGATGTTTCGGAGCTTCAGTTGTGGCTTCGTAATCCTCATAA GGATGGAGATGTATTTCAGCAGCCTGAACTTTTCGAGTTTGATCATGTCTACTTTGACTCATCTCCCGGGAGTCCAATCGCTATTTTATATGGAGCTCTTGGGACGGAATGCTTTAAAGAATTTCATAGGACCTTGGTGGAAGCATCCAAAGAG GGGAAAGTTAAGTATGTTGTAAGGCCCGTGTTGCCTTCAGGCTGTGAATCAAAAAGCGGTTATTGTGGAGCGGTAGGTACGAGAGACCCCGTGAATTTGGGTGGTTACGGTGTAGAACTTGCTTTAAAGAATATGGAATATAAGGCCATGGATGACAGCGAAATAAAGAAAG GTGTCACTCTAGAAGATCCCCACACTGAAGATCTTAGTCAAGAAGTTAGAGGGTTCATCTTCTCGAAAATTTTG GAAAGGAAACCCGAACTGACCTCTGAAATAATGGCTTTCAGGGATTCTCTCTTGTCGTCAACCGTATCTGACACACTTAACGTGTGGGAATTGAAAG ATCTAGGACATCAAACCGTACAAAAGATTGTTCACGCATCGGACCCTCTTCACTCAATGCAAGAAATTAATCAAAATTTCCCTAGTGTTGTCTCTTACTTATCGCGTATGAAG CTTGATGACTCAATCAAAGATGAAATACTTGCAAATCAGCGAATGATCCCACCTGGCAAGTCCTTAATGGCTCTGAATGGTGCTTTAATTGATATCGAAGATATCGACCTTTTTCT GTTGATCGACATGGTCCATCAAGAATTATCGTTAGCTGATCAATATGCAAAACTAAAG GTTCCTTCAAGCACGATTCGGAAGCTTTTGTCAACTCTACCTCCTCCCGAATCCAATTCATTTCGTGTTGACTTCCGTTCCGACCATGTTCAGTATATCAATAACTTAGAGGTGGATGCCAGGTACAAGCAATGGCGGAGTAACCTAAATGAG CTTCTAATGCCCGTGTTCCCCGGACAATTACGCTACATTCGTAAGAACCTGTTTCACGCCGTCTATGTGTTGGATCCTGCCACTATTTGTGGACTTGAG ACTGTTGACAATATTGTAACTTTGTTTGAGAATAGCCTCCCAATAAGGTTTGGAGTGATATTGTATTCTACAAAAATGATCGAGACACTTCAGGCAAATGGTGGCGAATTCCCACATCTTGAAAGCGAAATTAACGAAGATCTCTCAAGCTTG ACTATTCGCCTTTTCTTTCATATCAAAGAAAGTCATGGGATGCTGAAAGCTTTTGAATTTCTCAGCAAT GTGAACAAACTACGGATGGATTCAGGGGAAGAAGATGCACCAGCGCTGCACCATGTGGAGGGAGCATTTGTAGAAACACTATT GCAAAAGGCAAAAACTCCACCTCAAGATACATTACTAAAGCTTGAAAAGGATCAATCTTTCCGTGAATCATCTCAAGCGAGTTCCTTGTTTGTTTTCAAGCTTGGATTGGCAAAACTGGAATGCTCCCTCTTGATGAACGGTCTTGTTCACAATTACGACGAG GAGGCTCTAATGAATGCAATGAATGATGAGCTGCCAAGAATCCAGGAACACGTTTACTACGGACAGATAAATTCTCGCACCGATGTCCTCGACAAATTTTTATCTGAAAGCGGTATTCAGCGTTATAACCCACAG ATTGTTGGAGATAAGGCGAAGTCTAAATTTGTTTCTTTGACCGCATCAATCGTTGGAGATGAATCACTGCTAAATAACGTTGAATATTTTCACTCTACCGGAA CTATTGATGACTTGAAGCCGGTGACTCATCTTCTTGCTGTTGATGTCACATCAAGAAAAGGAGTTAAGTTACTCCACGAGGGAATACGTTATCTG ATGGTAGGTTCCGCAAATGCTCGAGTGGGTCTTTTATTCAACTCGGATTTCGATGCTGATTCATATAGTTTCATCTTTATGAAAGCTTTTGAAATCGCAGCCTCCTCATATAG TCATAAGAAACAAGTATTAAACTTTCTGGACCAACTATGCACATTTTACGGGAATGAGTACATACTCGAGTCTTCTCAAAATAGTCAAGCTCTTCTGGATAAGATTTCTCAACTTGCTGATGCAAATGGAATACAATCCAAAGGATTTATGTCCGCTCTTTCGGAATTTTCTGTTGCCAAATTTACATCTCATATGAAGAAG GTGGGTCAGTTTTTATATGGACAAGTGGGGATTGAAAAAGGCACTAATGCAGTCGTTACCAATGGACGG GTGGTTCCAGTCCCTGATTCTGTAACATTTTTAAGCCAAGATTTGCATCTTCTTGAATCTGTGGAATTTAAGCAACGAATAAAGCATGTTGCTGACATTATCGAAGAGGTGACGTGGGAGAATGTGGACCCCGACACACTTATGAG CAAATTCATGAGTGATATACTAATGTCTGTCACATCTTCACTTTCTACACGAGACCGAAGTTCTGAAAGTGCTCGTTTTGAGATGTTGAGCGCAGAACACAGTGCTGTTGTTCTCGGTAGTGAAAATTCCACAATTCATATAGATGCTGTTCTTGATCCTTTGAGCTCTTCTGGTCAAAAATTATCTTCACTTCTTCGGATACTGTCGAAATGCAGCCAGCCAAGCATGCGGCTCGTGTTTAACCCGATG AGTTCCCTTGTTGATCTCCCGCTGAAGAATTACTACCGATTTGTAACTCCAACAATG GATGATTTCAGTAACACTGATTTAACCGTACATGGCCCTAAAGCATTTTTCGCAAATATGCCACTATCAAAAACGCTAACCATGAATCTTGATGTTCCTGAATCTTGGCTTGTTGAACCTGTCATTGCAGT TCATGATCTTGACAATATATTACTTGAGAACCTTGGTGACACAAGGACACTACAGGCAGTTTTTGAACTTGAAGCTCTCATTCTTACTG GCCATTGCTCAGAGAAGGATCACGAACCCCCGCGAGGCCTTCAAATGATACTCGGAACCAAACGGAACCCCCATTTGGTCGACACACTCGTGATGGCCAATTTGGGTTATTGGCAAATGAAGGTGTCACCCGGTGTTTGGTACCTACAACTTGCACCGGGTCGAAGTTCCGATCTCTACGTTTTGCAAGACGGGCCCGAAAAACACTCAATGAAGCGCATCACCATAGACTACTTGCGTGGAAAACCAGTTCATCTTGGAGTTGCCAAGAAAAAGGGAAAAGAACATGAAAAACTTTTGATTCCTTCCGATGACGACGATTCTTCTAGGAAACAA GGTGATAAGGAGGGTTGGAATTCTAATATTTTGAAGTGGGCGTCTTCTCTTATTGGCGGTAATGGGCACACGAAGAACAGTGGAAGCACCAAATTG GATAATGTAAGCAATGGGCGAAAGGGTAAAACGATAAATATATTCTCTATTGCTTCTGGACATTT GTATGAACGGTTTCTGAAAATCATGATTTTAAGTGTTCTGAAAAACACACAACGTCCAGTGAAGTTCTGGTTTATAAAGAACTACCTTTCACCGCAATTTAAG GATGTGATTCCACATATGGCGCAAGAATACGGTTTCGAGTATGAATTGGTTACATATAAATGGCCTAGTTGGTTGCATAAACAGAAAGAAAAACAACGAATTATCTGGGCTTATAAAATTCTATTTCTTGATGTCATTTTCCCTCTTTCTCTTGAGAAG GTTATATTTGTCGACGCGGATCAGATTGTTAGGGCTGACATGGGAGAACTCTATGACATGAATTTGAAAGGAAGACCTCTTGCTTATACCCCTTTTTGTGATAACAATCGGGATATGGACGGTTTTCGGTTTTGGAAACAA GGTTTTTGGAAGGAACATTTACGAGGACGACCTTATCATATTAG TGCATTGTACGTTGTTGATTTGATCAAGTTTCGGGAAACTGCGGCTGGAGACAATTTGAGGGTGTTTTATGAAACACTTAGCAAAGATCCAAATAGTCTTTCTAACCTCGACCAG GATCTGCCGAACTACGCCCAGCACACAGTACCCATCTTTTCACTACCACAAGAATGGCTATGGTGCGAATCTTGGTGTGGCAACTCTACAAAAGCCCGAGCTAAAACCATCGATCTTtgcaacaatccaatgactaaaGAGCCCAAACTTCAG GGTGCCCGAAGGATTGTAGCAGAGTGGCCAGATCTTGACCAGGAAGCAAGACATTTCACCTCAAAGATATTAGGTGAAGATGCGAGCCCAGTAGAAAAGGTGGTTAGCCCTCCGGTTCAACCGCAAGTAGTCGAAGAAGACCTAGAAACAAAAGACGAGTTGTGA